A genomic stretch from Deinococcus aerophilus includes:
- a CDS encoding ABC transporter substrate-binding protein, giving the protein MTRLALLSLTLLLGTGLQASAQAAPKAPTRTVNIGLGYNPDVQFTPFYVADKLGYFAAEGLKVNYQHGYVNQLLPLLLQGKLDFVVGDPEDAIFARNQGADVKYIMTMYQKNPVTVFSLKPLNGVASLKGKTVGIPGPYGSSYHAIQALLDSADLTEGKDLTLANIGFTQQDAVRAGRVDAAVGYVNNDVVLLGKSTGQKVYTLDISGAYPMVGVGLIASGKSLTGDLAARVVRASQRGLKFTVADPARAFKLAQPVFGTAGTLEILKASTPLVTSAYTQKNGIGASNPDAWTKAVAALVKQGKLPAGARATDYYTNAFISKTLK; this is encoded by the coding sequence ATGACGCGACTTGCCCTGCTCTCCCTGACCCTGCTGCTCGGGACCGGTCTTCAGGCCTCGGCGCAGGCCGCCCCAAAGGCGCCCACCCGCACGGTGAACATCGGCCTGGGCTACAACCCCGACGTGCAGTTCACGCCGTTCTATGTGGCCGACAAGCTGGGCTACTTCGCCGCCGAGGGCCTCAAGGTCAACTACCAGCACGGGTACGTGAACCAGCTGCTGCCGCTGCTGCTGCAGGGCAAGCTCGACTTCGTGGTGGGTGACCCGGAGGACGCCATCTTCGCCCGCAACCAGGGCGCAGACGTGAAGTACATCATGACCATGTACCAGAAAAATCCGGTCACGGTGTTCAGCCTCAAGCCCCTGAACGGTGTGGCCAGCCTGAAGGGCAAGACGGTGGGCATTCCCGGTCCCTACGGCAGCAGTTACCACGCCATCCAGGCCCTGCTCGACAGCGCGGACCTGACCGAGGGCAAGGACCTGACCCTCGCCAACATCGGCTTCACGCAGCAGGACGCCGTGCGCGCCGGACGGGTCGACGCCGCCGTGGGCTATGTCAACAACGACGTGGTGCTGCTGGGCAAATCCACCGGCCAGAAGGTCTACACCCTGGACATCTCGGGCGCGTATCCGATGGTCGGCGTGGGACTGATTGCCAGCGGCAAATCGCTGACCGGCGACCTGGCCGCCCGGGTGGTGCGCGCCTCCCAGCGTGGCCTGAAATTCACGGTGGCCGACCCCGCCCGCGCCTTCAAGCTGGCCCAGCCGGTATTCGGCACCGCCGGGACGCTGGAGATCCTGAAGGCGAGCACCCCGCTGGTCACCAGTGCCTACACGCAGAAAAACGGCATCGGCGCGAGCAACCCCGACGCCTGGACCAAGGCGGTGGCTGCCCTCGTCAAGCAGGGTAAGCTGCCTGCCGGGGCCAGGGCGACGGACTACTACACCAACGCATTTATCAGCAAGACGCTGAAGTAG
- a CDS encoding MFS transporter: protein MSADLWSSDSSPLLSDAAARAARAATTLVFFVAGAGFAHWVIRIPTLKAQLGLSERDLGFALLGVAAGAMTLLPLTPSLLKRYGTRTLVGGAVAAYALCLALPALSSSLLGLFAALLLLGAATGTLDVAMNAQASLVEQRLARPVMSSFHAAFSVGGLSGTVLGGLMVSFTAAWVHLLAVALATACLGALALPHLLTTAPEELPVTAPPSPGNRWRLPRTLLLLGVLGFCAVFTEGSVNDWSAVYLQQLALSSGGQVALGFALFSLAMAFGRLVGDGLCDRLGAARLLRLGALLATVGFLICVLAGSPVVGALGFLLVGLGNAAMFPLIVSAAGRLPSLPAGAGVAFVSVFGYSGFLVGPPLIGLTAHHTGLRFGFLLAAAITLLVCVLASTLSAVPQQQPEEV, encoded by the coding sequence ATGTCAGCAGATCTCTGGTCAAGCGATTCCTCGCCCCTTCTGTCTGACGCGGCTGCTCGGGCAGCGCGGGCGGCAACCACCCTGGTCTTTTTTGTGGCCGGAGCCGGGTTCGCCCACTGGGTGATCCGCATTCCCACGCTCAAGGCCCAGCTGGGACTGAGCGAGCGTGATCTGGGATTTGCCCTGCTGGGTGTGGCCGCCGGGGCCATGACCCTCTTGCCGCTGACACCCTCCCTGCTCAAACGCTACGGCACCCGCACCCTGGTGGGCGGGGCCGTGGCCGCCTACGCCCTGTGCCTGGCCCTCCCGGCGTTGTCCTCGAGTCTGCTGGGTTTGTTCGCTGCGTTGCTGCTGCTGGGCGCGGCGACCGGAACCCTGGACGTGGCCATGAATGCCCAGGCCAGCCTAGTGGAGCAACGGCTGGCCCGCCCGGTGATGTCCTCGTTTCACGCGGCCTTCAGCGTGGGCGGCCTCAGCGGCACCGTGCTGGGAGGGCTGATGGTTTCGTTCACGGCGGCCTGGGTCCATCTGCTCGCTGTGGCGCTGGCGACGGCGTGTCTGGGTGCCCTGGCACTGCCGCACCTCCTGACGACGGCCCCAGAGGAACTGCCGGTCACAGCGCCGCCGTCTCCCGGAAATCGGTGGCGTCTGCCCCGCACCCTGCTCCTGCTCGGCGTGCTGGGCTTCTGCGCCGTCTTTACTGAAGGCAGCGTCAATGACTGGAGCGCCGTGTATCTGCAGCAGTTGGCCCTGTCATCCGGGGGGCAGGTGGCGCTGGGCTTCGCGCTGTTTTCACTGGCCATGGCGTTTGGCCGTCTGGTGGGCGACGGTCTGTGCGACCGGCTGGGCGCGGCCCGGTTGTTGCGCCTGGGAGCGCTGCTGGCAACCGTGGGGTTTCTGATCTGTGTGCTGGCAGGGTCTCCGGTGGTCGGCGCACTCGGCTTTCTGCTGGTCGGCCTGGGCAACGCGGCTATGTTTCCCCTGATCGTGTCGGCGGCCGGGCGTCTTCCCAGCCTTCCGGCAGGCGCGGGGGTGGCCTTTGTCTCCGTCTTCGGCTACAGCGGCTTTCTGGTGGGGCCGCCCCTGATCGGGCTCACCGCCCACCACACCGGTTTGCGCTTCGGCTTTCTGCTGGCCGCTGCCATCACCTTGCTGGTCTGCGTCCTGGCCTCCACCCTCAGCGCCGTTCCCCAGCAACAACCGGAGGAAGTCTGA